From Phenylobacterium montanum, the proteins below share one genomic window:
- the fusA gene encoding elongation factor G, producing MPRIHKIEDYRNFGIMAHIDAGKTTTTERILYYTGKSHKIGEVHDGAATMDWMEQEQERGITITSAATTAFWNGKRLNIIDTPGHVDFTIEVERNLRVLDGAVAVLDGNQGVEPQTETVWRQADRYNVPRIVFVNKMDKTGADFQMCLRTIRERLGVKAVPIQLPIGSEADLKGIVDLVRMKGVVWESEGLGANYHDTDIPADMLAACEEARHYLIENAVELDDEAMEAYLEGATPSEEVLKKCIKKAVLTGAFYPVLAGSAFKNKGVQPLLDAVVDYLPSPVDIPPTQGIDYKTDAPVERKSSDDEPLSMLAFKIMDDPFVGSLTFCRIYSGKLEAGMGLLNSTRDKRERVGRMLLMHSNNREDIKEAFAGDIIALAGLKDTRTGDTLCDPVKSPVILERMTFPEPVIEIAIEPKSKADQEKLGVALGKMVAEDPSFTVFTDQESGQTIMKGMGELHLDIKVDILKRTYKVEANIGAPQVAYRESLGRAVEIDYTHKKQTGGTGQFARVKLQFAPGEPGSGFVFESKVVGGSVPKEFIPGVQKGLESAKENGLLAGFPLIDFSATLVDGAYHDVDSSVLAFEIASRAAFKELREKGAPKLLEPIMKVEVLTPDEYLGDVIGDLNSRRGQIQGTDQRGNAQVITAFVPLANMFGYIGNLRGMSQGRAQFTMQYDHYDAVPPQVADEVIKKYA from the coding sequence ATGCCCCGCATTCACAAAATCGAAGACTACCGCAACTTCGGCATCATGGCCCACATCGATGCCGGCAAGACCACGACCACGGAGCGGATCCTCTACTACACCGGCAAGAGCCATAAGATCGGCGAAGTCCACGACGGCGCTGCGACCATGGACTGGATGGAGCAGGAGCAGGAACGCGGCATCACCATCACCTCGGCCGCGACGACCGCGTTCTGGAACGGCAAGCGCCTGAACATCATCGACACCCCCGGGCACGTGGACTTCACCATTGAAGTCGAACGGAACCTGCGCGTGCTGGACGGCGCCGTGGCGGTGCTGGACGGCAACCAGGGCGTCGAGCCGCAGACCGAAACCGTCTGGCGCCAGGCCGACCGCTACAACGTTCCGCGCATCGTGTTCGTCAACAAGATGGACAAGACCGGCGCCGACTTCCAGATGTGCCTGCGCACCATCCGCGAGCGCCTGGGCGTCAAGGCGGTCCCGATCCAGCTGCCGATCGGCTCGGAAGCCGATCTGAAGGGCATTGTCGACCTGGTGCGCATGAAGGGCGTGGTCTGGGAGTCGGAAGGCCTGGGCGCCAACTATCACGACACCGACATCCCCGCCGACATGCTGGCCGCCTGCGAAGAAGCGCGCCACTACCTGATCGAGAACGCCGTCGAACTCGACGACGAGGCGATGGAAGCCTATCTCGAAGGCGCGACCCCGTCGGAAGAGGTGCTGAAGAAGTGCATCAAGAAGGCGGTGTTGACCGGCGCCTTCTATCCGGTGCTGGCCGGCTCGGCGTTCAAGAACAAGGGCGTCCAGCCCCTGCTCGACGCGGTGGTCGACTATCTGCCCTCGCCGGTGGACATCCCCCCGACCCAGGGCATCGACTACAAGACCGACGCGCCGGTCGAGCGCAAGTCGTCGGACGACGAGCCGCTGTCCATGCTGGCGTTCAAGATCATGGACGACCCCTTTGTGGGCTCGCTGACCTTCTGCCGCATCTATTCGGGCAAGCTGGAAGCGGGCATGGGCCTTCTGAACTCGACGCGCGACAAGCGCGAGCGGGTCGGCCGCATGCTGCTGATGCACTCGAACAACCGCGAAGACATCAAGGAAGCCTTCGCCGGCGACATCATCGCCCTGGCGGGCCTGAAGGACACCCGCACCGGGGACACCCTGTGCGATCCGGTCAAGTCGCCGGTGATCCTGGAGCGGATGACCTTCCCCGAGCCGGTGATCGAGATCGCCATCGAGCCCAAGTCCAAGGCCGACCAGGAAAAGCTGGGCGTCGCGCTCGGCAAGATGGTCGCCGAAGACCCGTCCTTCACCGTCTTCACCGACCAGGAGTCGGGCCAGACGATCATGAAGGGCATGGGCGAGCTGCACCTGGACATCAAGGTCGACATCCTCAAGCGCACCTACAAGGTCGAGGCCAATATCGGCGCGCCGCAGGTGGCCTATCGCGAAAGCCTCGGCCGCGCGGTGGAGATCGACTACACCCACAAGAAGCAGACCGGCGGCACGGGCCAGTTCGCCCGCGTCAAGCTGCAGTTCGCACCTGGCGAGCCGGGCTCGGGCTTCGTGTTCGAAAGCAAGGTCGTCGGCGGCTCGGTGCCGAAGGAATTCATCCCCGGCGTGCAGAAGGGCCTGGAAAGCGCCAAGGAAAACGGCCTGCTGGCCGGCTTCCCGCTGATCGACTTCTCGGCCACCCTGGTGGACGGCGCCTATCACGACGTCGACTCCTCGGTCCTGGCCTTCGAAATCGCTTCGCGCGCCGCCTTCAAGGAACTGCGTGAAAAGGGCGCCCCCAAGCTGCTCGAGCCGATCATGAAGGTCGAAGTGCTGACCCCGGACGAATATCTGGGCGACGTGATCGGCGACCTGAACAGCCGGCGCGGCCAGATCCAGGGCACCGACCAGCGCGGCAACGCCCAGGTCATCACCGCGTTCGTGCCGCTGGCCAACATGTTCGGCTATATCGGCAACCTGCGCGGCATGTCCCAGGGACGCGCCCAGTTCACCATGCAGTACGACCACTACGACGCGGTGCCGCCGCAAGTGGCCGACGAAGTGATCAAGAAATACGCCTAA
- the tuf gene encoding elongation factor Tu: MAKEKFNRNKPHCNIGTIGHVDHGKTTLTAAITMTLAKTGGATAKKYDEIDAAPEEKARGITINTAHVEYETQNRHYAHVDCPGHADYVKNMITGAAQMDGAILVVSAADGPMPQTREHILLARQVGVPALVVYMNKVDLVDDAELLDLVEMEVRELLSSYDFPGDDIPIVKGSAKVAIDGGDPVIGENSILELMTQVDAYIPQPERPVDLPFLMPVEDVFSISGRGTVVTGRIERGVVKVGEEVEIVGIRPLQKTVCTGVEMFRKLLDQGQAGDNVGVLLRGTKREDVERGQVLCKPGSITPHTKFVAEAYILTKEEGGRHTPFFTNYRPQFYFRTTDVTGIIRLKEGVEMIMPGDNAELDVELITPIAMEEKLRFAIREGGRTVGAGVVSKIVE, translated from the coding sequence ATGGCCAAGGAAAAATTCAACCGTAACAAGCCGCACTGCAACATCGGCACGATTGGTCACGTTGACCACGGCAAGACGACGCTGACGGCGGCGATCACGATGACGCTGGCGAAGACGGGCGGCGCGACGGCGAAGAAGTACGACGAGATCGACGCGGCGCCGGAAGAAAAGGCGCGCGGGATCACGATCAACACCGCGCACGTGGAATATGAGACGCAGAACCGCCACTACGCGCACGTCGACTGCCCCGGGCACGCCGACTATGTGAAGAACATGATCACCGGCGCGGCGCAGATGGACGGCGCGATCCTGGTGGTGTCGGCCGCCGACGGCCCGATGCCGCAGACCCGCGAGCACATCCTGCTGGCCCGTCAGGTCGGCGTGCCGGCGCTGGTCGTGTACATGAACAAGGTCGACCTGGTGGACGACGCCGAGCTTCTCGACCTGGTCGAGATGGAAGTGCGCGAACTGCTGTCCAGCTACGACTTCCCGGGCGACGACATCCCGATCGTCAAGGGCTCGGCCAAGGTGGCGATCGACGGCGGCGACCCGGTGATCGGCGAGAACTCGATCCTGGAGCTGATGACCCAGGTGGACGCCTACATCCCGCAGCCGGAGCGCCCCGTCGACCTGCCGTTCCTGATGCCGGTGGAAGACGTGTTCTCGATCTCGGGCCGCGGCACGGTGGTCACCGGCCGTATCGAGCGCGGCGTGGTCAAGGTGGGCGAGGAAGTCGAGATCGTCGGCATCCGCCCGCTGCAGAAGACCGTCTGCACCGGCGTGGAAATGTTCCGCAAGCTGCTGGACCAGGGCCAGGCCGGCGACAACGTGGGCGTCTTGCTGCGCGGCACCAAGCGTGAAGACGTCGAGCGCGGCCAGGTGCTGTGCAAGCCGGGCTCGATCACCCCGCACACCAAGTTCGTGGCCGAGGCCTACATCCTGACCAAGGAAGAAGGCGGCCGCCACACCCCGTTCTTCACCAACTACCGCCCGCAGTTCTACTTCCGCACGACCGATGTCACCGGCATCATCAGGCTGAAGGAAGGCGTGGAGATGATCATGCCCGGCGACAACGCCGAGCTGGACGTGGAGCTGATCACCCCGATCGCGATGGAAGAGAAGCTGCGCTTCGCCATCCGCGAAGGCGGTCGCACGGTCGGCGCGGGCGTGGTCTCCAAGATCGTCGAGTAA